The Gemmatimonadales bacterium genome has a segment encoding these proteins:
- a CDS encoding RidA family protein, whose protein sequence is MQIIATADAPKAIGPYSQGIVMNGFLFTAGQIALDPATMEVVTGGITEQTERVFLNLKQVLAAAGLDFNHVVKTTVFLQDMSEFTAMNEIYARFFGTHRPARSTVAVGGLPRGVRVEIELIAAR, encoded by the coding sequence ATGCAGATCATTGCCACCGCCGACGCGCCCAAGGCGATCGGGCCCTACTCGCAGGGCATCGTGATGAACGGATTCCTCTTTACGGCAGGACAGATTGCCCTCGACCCGGCCACGATGGAAGTCGTCACCGGCGGGATCACCGAGCAGACCGAGCGGGTCTTTCTCAACCTGAAGCAGGTCCTTGCCGCCGCCGGGCTCGATTTCAACCATGTGGTGAAGACGACGGTCTTCCTGCAGGACATGTCGGAGTTCACCGCGATGAACGAGATCTACGCGCGTTTCTTCGGCACCCATCGGCCGGCGCGGTCCACCGTTGCCGTGGGGGGACTTCCGCGCGGTGTCCGCGTCGAAATCGAACTGATCGCTGCCAGGTAG
- the murI gene encoding glutamate racemase, with protein MRDAPIGIFDSGIGGLTVARAVHRLLPAESTVYLGDTARVPYGPKSPDVVRRYSREILAWLLTQQVKAVVVACNTATAHALSDLQARSPVPVIGVIEPGARAAVAATRSGRVGVIGTAGTIASGAYRRALLAERTDLEVFEQSCPLLVPLVEEGWFDRPATRMIAEEYLASLQSAGIDVLVLGCTHYPMLKPLIAQIMGPGVALIDSGDETARAVAAVLHERNLGAGPEDRPVQRWIATDDAARFARVGAIFMGGGPAPVEVVNLESVPASAEDVPGRV; from the coding sequence ATGCGCGACGCACCGATCGGGATCTTCGATTCGGGAATCGGCGGGCTCACCGTGGCCCGTGCGGTGCACCGTCTCCTCCCCGCAGAATCCACCGTCTATCTCGGCGATACGGCGCGCGTTCCGTACGGACCGAAGTCGCCCGACGTCGTGCGGCGGTATTCCCGTGAAATCCTGGCGTGGCTCCTGACGCAGCAGGTCAAGGCAGTCGTTGTCGCCTGCAACACGGCAACGGCGCACGCGCTGTCCGATCTGCAGGCGCGATCGCCGGTGCCGGTGATCGGCGTGATCGAACCAGGCGCGCGCGCAGCGGTCGCTGCGACCCGAAGCGGGCGGGTCGGCGTGATCGGGACCGCCGGCACGATTGCCTCCGGCGCCTATCGTCGCGCACTCCTCGCCGAACGAACCGACCTCGAGGTCTTCGAGCAGTCGTGTCCGCTCCTCGTGCCGCTTGTCGAGGAGGGGTGGTTCGATCGCCCTGCGACGCGGATGATCGCGGAGGAATACCTCGCGTCGCTGCAGTCGGCCGGGATCGATGTCCTCGTGCTCGGCTGCACTCACTACCCGATGCTGAAACCGTTGATTGCGCAGATCATGGGACCCGGCGTCGCGCTGATCGACAGCGGTGACGAAACCGCGCGAGCGGTCGCTGCGGTCCTGCACGAACGCAATCTCGGCGCGGGGCCGGAAGATCGGCCGGTGCAGCGCTGGATCGCCACGGATGACGCCGCTCGCTTCGCACGGGTCGGCGCGATCTTCATGGGGGGTGGCCCCGCGCCGGTCGAGGTGGTGAACCTGGAGAGCGTGCCGGCTTCAGCCGAAGATGTGCCCGGTCGTGTCTGA
- a CDS encoding metallophosphoesterase, translating into MIVDQLVVVADAHLGVHPGADEEAFLAFLDAVPSMGDSLLLLGDIYDFWFTYRRLIPRHCIRVTARIVELARRLPILMVGGNHDRWGDTFWGAETGVTFAPRTLRFAVGSRTVVAIHGDGLHEERPVAAMLNRALDTRLVIAAFNALPTVVGFRIAKRLGHNPASAAAHPEIVDDAATRQLAWAKRELARDPAIDLLLMGHTHRRATLEAAPGRWYMNPGPWLEEKRYAVVTPSDTTGHIFG; encoded by the coding sequence GTGATCGTTGACCAGCTCGTGGTAGTTGCCGACGCCCATCTCGGAGTGCACCCCGGCGCGGACGAGGAGGCATTTCTTGCCTTTCTCGATGCGGTGCCGTCAATGGGCGACTCCCTGCTGCTGCTGGGCGACATCTACGACTTCTGGTTCACCTATCGCCGGTTGATCCCGCGGCATTGCATCCGAGTCACCGCGAGAATCGTCGAACTGGCGCGACGGCTGCCGATCCTGATGGTCGGCGGCAATCACGACCGCTGGGGCGACACGTTCTGGGGCGCGGAAACCGGTGTCACGTTCGCGCCGCGGACGCTGCGCTTCGCTGTCGGGAGCAGGACGGTGGTGGCGATTCACGGCGACGGACTCCACGAGGAGCGTCCCGTCGCCGCGATGCTCAACCGCGCACTCGACACCCGCCTCGTCATCGCCGCCTTCAACGCCCTTCCGACGGTCGTCGGATTCCGGATTGCCAAGCGGCTGGGCCACAATCCGGCGTCAGCGGCAGCGCATCCCGAGATCGTCGATGACGCCGCGACGCGCCAACTGGCGTGGGCGAAGCGCGAACTGGCGCGCGACCCCGCGATCGACCTGCTCCTGATGGGACATACCCATCGCCGGGCAACGCTGGAAGCGGCACCAGGACGGTGGTACATGAATCCGGGGCCATGGCTCGAGGAAAAGCGGTATGCAGTGGTCACGCCATCAGACACGACCGGGCACATCTTCGGCTGA
- a CDS encoding thioesterase family protein, translating to MTERQATEPGTITTIRRRVDYSETDQQGVVYHARYIVWLDVARTEHLRVNGMSYRSIEEQGYRLMVSELSIRYRQPARYDDPVRVRAWVRAAESRRVTFGYAVEHDETDLLMATASTALFVLDNSLRLARFPAEVFALLRPITDPVRL from the coding sequence ATGACGGAACGACAGGCAACCGAGCCCGGCACGATCACCACCATCCGCCGGCGGGTCGACTACTCCGAGACCGACCAGCAGGGGGTGGTCTACCACGCGCGCTATATCGTCTGGCTCGACGTGGCCCGCACCGAACATCTGCGGGTCAACGGCATGTCCTACCGGTCGATCGAAGAACAAGGCTATCGCCTGATGGTGTCCGAACTCAGCATCCGCTACCGGCAGCCGGCTCGGTACGACGACCCGGTGCGAGTCCGGGCGTGGGTGCGCGCCGCGGAGTCGAGGCGGGTAACTTTTGGCTATGCGGTTGAACACGACGAGACGGACCTCCTGATGGCGACAGCCTCGACGGCGCTTTTTGTCCTCGACAACTCCTTGCGCCTGGCTCGGTTTCCAGCCGAGGTCTTTGCGCTGCTCCGGCCGATCACCGACCCGGTGCGACTCTGA
- a CDS encoding peptidylprolyl isomerase, which produces MRLRLAVVLAMVAALSAARRAHAQDPAQVEAMAPLLQVEDRRDFDPQVLTRGLTDPDAAVRTIAVLAVGRIGDRRGASLLRRLLVDPDPDVVANTFFALGLIRDSASADAIVTRLRSTDTLTAAAVGEAATALARIGGSAAARFIGQVLSGSTDITPARQGQFIPNALLDSWHLGALTPAQAILHYTTDTSSDLRWRSVYTLGRIRAPAGARAVISAARDQVPVIRETAIKWLTRQLADSAGLAPTAVIPALTRALDDEQPGIRVNAVMSLATFGDSATSARIAALLSDPDLNVRVAAASALGSTRGAAAARALDLLMDKHDVWAVRRAEITALARVDTAIFARRVVPWIAGTDWRDRAAGIQAWATVPGGNPAVFRTALADPDARVQAAALAAWRSVRGDTTVAGLARARLNAPDIQLRAAAVAALRPFVAAGDIDPLLACWRLSHDDAATDVRLGIVADLHALARRDSALLTRMQDPARRDFLERPADPVVRADAARTWPELAEQWGDKWPIDTHRSLADYRAVVRTYLLASDDPHVTIDVAGRGTIDVELLAHEAPLTVANFLQLVDRHYFDGNQWHRVVPNFVVQDGDRTGTGDGGPGWSIRDEIDRERYAGTMLGMALSGPDTGGSQWFINLSAQPHLDGIYTIFGKVTGPITALTRIVQGDVIRSIHR; this is translated from the coding sequence ATGCGCCTCCGGCTTGCTGTCGTTCTGGCGATGGTCGCGGCGCTCTCGGCGGCCCGGCGCGCTCACGCCCAGGACCCCGCCCAGGTCGAAGCAATGGCGCCACTTCTCCAGGTGGAGGATCGGCGAGACTTCGATCCGCAGGTCCTGACTCGTGGGCTGACCGATCCCGACGCCGCGGTCCGCACCATCGCCGTCCTCGCCGTAGGGCGGATCGGAGATCGGCGCGGCGCGTCGCTCCTCCGGCGGTTGCTTGTCGATCCCGATCCCGATGTCGTGGCGAACACTTTTTTTGCCCTTGGGCTGATTCGCGACTCCGCGTCGGCTGATGCGATCGTCACTCGCTTGCGCAGCACCGATACGCTCACGGCCGCTGCAGTTGGCGAAGCAGCGACGGCGTTGGCACGGATCGGCGGATCTGCTGCGGCGCGGTTTATCGGCCAGGTGCTCTCGGGTTCGACGGACATCACCCCCGCGCGCCAGGGCCAGTTCATCCCCAATGCGCTCCTTGATAGTTGGCACCTCGGCGCGCTGACTCCGGCGCAGGCGATTCTCCACTATACCACCGATACCTCGTCCGATCTCCGCTGGCGCTCGGTGTACACCCTTGGCCGCATCCGTGCTCCTGCAGGAGCGCGCGCCGTGATTTCCGCCGCGCGCGACCAGGTCCCGGTGATCCGCGAAACCGCGATCAAGTGGTTGACCCGGCAACTGGCCGACAGCGCCGGCCTTGCGCCGACGGCGGTGATTCCCGCGCTGACCCGCGCGCTGGACGATGAACAGCCGGGGATCCGGGTCAACGCCGTCATGTCGTTGGCAACATTCGGAGATTCGGCAACGAGCGCCCGGATCGCGGCACTGCTCAGCGATCCGGATCTCAACGTCCGAGTGGCCGCGGCATCGGCCCTCGGCAGCACCCGCGGAGCTGCCGCGGCCCGTGCCCTCGACCTCCTCATGGACAAGCACGATGTCTGGGCGGTACGACGCGCGGAAATCACGGCACTGGCTCGCGTCGATACGGCCATCTTCGCGCGCCGAGTCGTGCCGTGGATCGCGGGAACCGACTGGCGCGACCGTGCGGCTGGAATTCAGGCATGGGCCACAGTTCCCGGCGGTAACCCGGCCGTCTTTCGTACCGCGCTCGCCGATCCTGATGCTCGCGTTCAGGCCGCCGCCCTCGCCGCCTGGCGTAGCGTGCGCGGCGACACGACCGTCGCCGGGCTGGCACGCGCACGACTCAACGCTCCCGACATCCAGCTTCGCGCCGCCGCGGTCGCAGCACTGCGGCCGTTCGTTGCGGCTGGGGACATCGACCCGTTGCTGGCGTGCTGGCGCTTGAGTCATGACGATGCGGCCACCGACGTCCGTCTCGGGATCGTCGCCGATCTGCACGCACTGGCGCGCCGGGATTCCGCGCTGCTCACGCGGATGCAGGATCCCGCAAGGCGCGACTTTCTCGAACGTCCCGCCGATCCGGTCGTCCGCGCCGACGCCGCGCGCACCTGGCCGGAACTCGCCGAGCAGTGGGGCGACAAGTGGCCGATCGATACGCACCGATCGCTCGCTGACTATCGCGCCGTGGTGCGCACCTATCTCCTCGCCTCCGACGACCCGCACGTGACGATCGATGTGGCCGGTCGCGGCACCATCGACGTGGAGCTCCTCGCGCACGAGGCGCCGCTCACCGTCGCGAATTTCCTCCAGTTGGTCGACCGCCATTATTTCGACGGCAATCAGTGGCATCGCGTCGTCCCGAACTTCGTGGTCCAGGACGGTGATCGCACCGGCACCGGCGACGGTGGCCCCGGATGGTCGATTCGCGATGAAATCGACCGTGAGCGCTACGCCGGCACGATGCTCGGCATGGCGCTTTCGGGCCCGGACACCGGCGGCAGCCAGTGGTTCATCAACTTGAGCGCGCAACCCCATCTCGACGGGATCTATACCATCTTCGGCAAGGTGACCGGTCCGATCACGGCGCTGACGCGTATCGTGCAAGGTGACGTGATCCGGTCGATCCACCGGTGA
- the lptE gene encoding LPS assembly lipoprotein LptE has translation MRRTISSLLALAVAGCTFGFAGGGLPPNIRTVAVMPFDNITADPTLAQAVNLAVKQAIESRLGLHAAPKDQADALVTGKITRYQPDEPLQYVGSPSTVGAANTVNVTRRQVELSVDITVVDQATGKVLWDGRNQTVQGDYDPGREQDGRKKALDLLVKKVIDGVQQNW, from the coding sequence ATGCGCCGCACGATCAGTAGCCTCCTCGCGCTGGCAGTCGCCGGCTGTACCTTCGGCTTCGCCGGGGGAGGCTTGCCGCCTAACATCCGGACCGTCGCGGTCATGCCCTTCGACAACATCACCGCCGATCCGACACTTGCTCAAGCGGTCAATCTCGCCGTCAAGCAGGCAATCGAATCGCGCCTCGGCTTGCATGCCGCGCCGAAGGATCAGGCCGACGCCCTGGTGACGGGGAAGATCACGCGATATCAACCCGACGAGCCGCTGCAATACGTCGGCAGTCCCAGTACCGTCGGCGCCGCGAATACCGTCAACGTGACCCGCCGGCAGGTCGAGCTCTCGGTGGACATCACGGTGGTCGATCAGGCGACCGGCAAGGTGCTCTGGGATGGCAGAAACCAGACCGTCCAGGGCGATTATGACCCCGGCCGAGAGCAGGACGGCCGGAAGAAGGCACTCGATTTGCTAGTCAAGAAGGTGATCGACGGCGTTCAACAGAATTGGTGA
- a CDS encoding adenylyltransferase/cytidyltransferase family protein — protein MTGSAAKILSVEEAVRWRAEAASPVVFTNGVFDLLHVGHIAILEAARALGASLIVGINSDASVRSLGKGSDRPFVPAADRALVVAAIGAVDCVVPFEEPTPLAVITALAPDILVKGADYLPETIVGADLVRARGGRVEVIPLVADRSTTRLLERLRGTS, from the coding sequence GTGACCGGGAGCGCGGCGAAGATCCTCTCGGTCGAGGAAGCGGTTCGTTGGCGGGCAGAGGCAGCATCCCCGGTCGTATTTACCAACGGCGTCTTCGATCTTCTTCATGTCGGTCACATCGCCATTCTTGAGGCGGCACGAGCCCTCGGCGCGTCGCTGATCGTCGGAATCAACAGCGACGCATCGGTTCGATCGCTGGGCAAGGGGAGCGACCGTCCGTTCGTGCCGGCCGCCGACCGTGCCCTCGTCGTCGCCGCGATCGGAGCGGTCGATTGCGTCGTCCCCTTCGAGGAGCCGACACCGCTTGCCGTGATCACCGCGCTTGCGCCCGACATTCTCGTCAAGGGAGCGGACTATCTTCCCGAGACGATCGTCGGCGCGGACCTGGTGCGCGCCCGCGGCGGCCGCGTCGAAGTCATTCCGCTGGTCGCAGATCGATCGACCACCCGACTTCTGGAGCGACTTCGTGGCACGTCCTGA
- the rph gene encoding ribonuclease PH, whose amino-acid sequence MARPDGRNPNDLRPAVLERRANPFAEGSCLVRMGGTLVHCTASVEEGVPRFKKGSGEGWVTAEYAMLPRATSERNDRERHGPGGRTYEIQRLIGRSLRAAMTTFAFGEFTIKVDCDVLVADGGTRCASITGACVALHDACAWLAERTGRPSPFGRLVAAVSVGKVAGEHRLDLAYLEDRDAEVDANVVMLEPDAFVEVQGTGEHGTFDRRELDALLDLADRGLQQLFQLQRAALGG is encoded by the coding sequence GTGGCACGTCCTGATGGCCGCAATCCGAACGACCTGCGCCCTGCGGTACTCGAACGCCGAGCCAATCCTTTTGCCGAAGGGTCGTGCCTGGTCCGGATGGGCGGCACCCTGGTCCACTGTACCGCCAGCGTCGAAGAGGGTGTGCCTCGATTCAAGAAGGGATCCGGCGAGGGATGGGTCACCGCCGAATACGCGATGCTGCCGCGGGCCACGTCGGAGCGCAACGATCGCGAGCGCCACGGCCCCGGCGGTCGGACCTACGAAATTCAACGGCTGATCGGCCGGTCGCTGCGTGCCGCGATGACGACCTTCGCATTCGGTGAATTCACCATCAAGGTCGATTGCGATGTCCTCGTTGCCGACGGTGGGACACGGTGCGCCAGCATCACCGGTGCGTGCGTCGCACTCCACGACGCCTGCGCCTGGCTCGCCGAGCGTACCGGACGGCCATCGCCGTTCGGCAGGTTGGTCGCAGCGGTATCGGTGGGAAAGGTCGCCGGCGAACATCGACTTGATCTTGCCTATCTCGAGGACCGCGATGCCGAGGTTGATGCCAACGTCGTGATGCTCGAACCTGATGCCTTTGTCGAAGTGCAGGGAACCGGCGAGCACGGTACCTTCGATCGCCGCGAGCTTGATGCACTGCTCGACCTGGCCGATCGCGGACTGCAGCAGCTTTTTCAACTGCAGCGAGCGGCCCTCGGCGGATGA
- a CDS encoding non-canonical purine NTP pyrophosphatase, with protein sequence MLVATRSVGKQKEFRTLLRPIAGQILFPDDFGIDPSPDEALIESHATFEANAAAKARWFARQVSIPVIADDSGLEVDALGGAPGVRSKRFAGLDGPDEVVAERNVAALLDRLAGIPDRDRTARYRTVLVLVRAAYPDRIVAGSCEGKILDAPRGTGGFGYDPVFYSSDLQCTFAEALPEAKGRVSHRARAVAAMVEALRVG encoded by the coding sequence GTGCTGGTCGCCACGCGAAGCGTGGGCAAGCAGAAGGAATTCCGGACCCTCCTTCGGCCCATCGCAGGCCAGATCCTCTTTCCTGATGATTTCGGCATCGATCCCTCCCCCGACGAAGCACTGATCGAATCGCATGCCACCTTCGAAGCCAACGCCGCCGCCAAGGCGCGCTGGTTCGCGCGGCAGGTCAGCATACCCGTGATCGCCGACGATTCCGGGCTCGAGGTCGATGCCCTCGGCGGCGCGCCGGGGGTGCGGTCGAAGCGATTCGCCGGACTCGATGGCCCCGACGAGGTGGTCGCCGAGCGAAATGTTGCGGCACTCCTCGATCGACTCGCCGGCATCCCCGACCGCGACCGGACGGCGCGGTACCGGACTGTCCTCGTGCTGGTGCGGGCAGCATATCCGGACCGGATCGTCGCCGGATCATGCGAGGGAAAGATTCTCGACGCACCGCGCGGGACCGGCGGATTCGGCTATGACCCCGTCTTCTACTCCAGCGACCTGCAGTGCACCTTCGCGGAAGCGTTGCCGGAAGCAAAAGGTCGCGTCTCCCATCGCGCCCGCGCGGTGGCAGCGATGGTCGAAGCGCTTCGCGTCGGCTAG
- a CDS encoding PadR family transcriptional regulator, with translation MTDTRLDLPQGTLDLLILRTLSLTPMHGWAISERIQQVSRDTLQVPQGSLYPALHRLERRGWIKARWGASDNNRKAKFYQLTRSGERQLANETRDWARLSDAVALVLRMS, from the coding sequence ATGACCGACACCCGCCTCGACCTGCCGCAGGGAACGCTTGATCTCCTGATCCTGCGGACGCTTTCCCTCACGCCGATGCACGGTTGGGCGATATCGGAGCGGATTCAGCAGGTGTCGCGCGACACGCTTCAGGTGCCGCAGGGATCGCTGTATCCCGCGCTGCACCGCCTTGAGCGCCGCGGATGGATCAAGGCGCGATGGGGAGCATCCGACAACAACCGCAAGGCGAAGTTCTATCAGCTGACCCGGAGTGGCGAACGCCAGCTGGCGAACGAGACGCGCGACTGGGCGCGACTCTCCGATGCCGTCGCCCTCGTCCTGCGGATGAGCTGA
- a CDS encoding ABC transporter permease, which translates to MLSRVWSDLRYRLRALMRSRTVTREIDAELQFHLEQEASKHRQAGLDPIEAQRKAALGLGGLGHVREEVRDAHGTVLVTRLIQDARFALRMLGKSPTFTVVAVLAIALGSGAVTTIVSAANALLLRPIPGIEAPDRVVDLNRTAGPQGREPRTSSYPLYVALRDQSRLLSGIAAWSAAQLTITAGAQGTTAFANLASDNYFAVLGVRPLLGRFFATGDDRARGAHAEIVLSEGFWRQRFGGDSALIGKAVSVNGSPYVVIGVAPAAFRGVAPLVRTDAWVPLGMTDQLRPATALLSNPRGSWLMLVGRLAPHATIAAASAEAATILARLKATSSDVDPDAGMAISAATGVPGDAHGTLVSFIALLLVVATLVLLIASVNVAGMLLARATARRHEMAIRVALGAGRQRIIAQLLTESVVLFLGGAAGGYLIAIWSTRIASRVPLRLEVPVTVDLSPDYRVLAIALGVALITGVAFGLAPAFEATRVDPSAGLRTGTAGAGTRRSSLRQVLVTAQLAVSLVLLMSGGLFLRALYRGLQVPTGFTTTGVSTAALDVSSAGYSDDRAREFYDQLKTRLLATGNVAAVSFIQPLPLSNSVYSEDFAVEGYQARTGEHPDGKVDLDLATIGADYFKVTGIPIVEGREFGVDDKATSPKVAVINQTFAQTYWPGVDPIGRTVTGDEGMMTVVGVARDAKYASLNEAPLPFIYLPLTQHWGSATHLLVRTSGQVAALGTAIRDAVHGIDPIFPQPVSTTLDAATSVALLPQRIAAIVTGAMGALGFLLALIGLYGTLAYRVSQRAREIGLRMALGADRVAVMRMVLREGMRLVAIGGAIGMALAVATTRVMSRFLFGVSPLDPLVFAAIPAALVCAAFLAIIVPARKAAATNPLDTLRNN; encoded by the coding sequence ATGCTGTCCCGAGTCTGGAGCGACCTGCGCTACCGTCTCCGCGCGCTCATGCGGTCTCGCACCGTGACGCGCGAGATCGACGCCGAACTGCAGTTTCATCTCGAGCAGGAGGCATCGAAGCATCGACAGGCGGGACTCGATCCGATCGAAGCGCAACGGAAAGCGGCGCTCGGACTGGGCGGCCTCGGCCACGTACGCGAAGAGGTGCGCGATGCGCATGGTACCGTGCTCGTCACGCGACTGATCCAGGACGCCCGCTTTGCGTTGCGCATGTTGGGGAAGAGCCCGACGTTCACCGTCGTCGCCGTGCTGGCGATCGCCCTCGGCAGCGGTGCCGTCACGACGATTGTGAGCGCTGCAAACGCGCTCCTCCTCCGTCCGATTCCCGGCATCGAGGCCCCCGATCGCGTGGTCGATCTCAATCGCACGGCGGGTCCCCAGGGCCGCGAGCCCCGCACCTCCTCGTATCCGCTCTACGTTGCGCTTCGCGATCAGTCCCGTCTCCTGAGCGGGATTGCGGCGTGGTCGGCCGCGCAGCTCACCATCACCGCTGGCGCACAGGGAACCACCGCGTTCGCGAATCTCGCGTCCGACAATTACTTCGCCGTTCTCGGCGTTCGGCCGTTGCTCGGGAGATTCTTCGCCACCGGTGACGACAGGGCGCGCGGCGCGCACGCCGAGATCGTGCTGAGCGAAGGATTCTGGCGGCAGCGGTTTGGTGGCGACTCGGCGTTGATCGGAAAAGCAGTCTCTGTCAACGGCTCGCCGTATGTGGTGATCGGTGTGGCACCTGCCGCATTCCGCGGCGTCGCGCCGCTGGTACGCACCGATGCATGGGTCCCACTCGGGATGACTGATCAGCTGCGGCCGGCGACCGCACTCCTCTCGAACCCACGCGGGTCGTGGCTGATGCTTGTCGGCCGGCTCGCGCCCCACGCGACCATCGCGGCGGCGAGCGCCGAGGCGGCGACGATACTCGCGCGACTCAAGGCGACCTCGAGCGACGTCGATCCCGACGCCGGCATGGCGATCAGCGCTGCCACCGGCGTCCCCGGCGACGCCCACGGCACCCTGGTCTCCTTCATCGCGCTCCTTCTCGTGGTCGCCACGCTGGTGCTGCTGATTGCCAGCGTGAATGTCGCCGGCATGCTCCTCGCCCGGGCGACGGCGCGACGCCACGAGATGGCGATACGCGTCGCGCTCGGCGCCGGGCGGCAACGGATCATTGCGCAATTGCTCACCGAGAGCGTGGTGCTTTTCCTCGGTGGTGCGGCTGGCGGCTACCTGATCGCCATCTGGAGCACCCGCATCGCGAGCCGAGTCCCGTTGCGCCTCGAAGTGCCCGTCACCGTTGATCTGAGTCCCGACTATCGCGTCCTTGCCATCGCACTCGGCGTCGCGCTCATCACCGGCGTCGCCTTTGGTCTCGCCCCGGCGTTCGAAGCAACCCGGGTCGATCCGAGCGCTGGCCTCCGTACTGGCACCGCTGGCGCCGGCACGCGCCGATCATCGCTGCGGCAGGTGCTGGTGACTGCGCAACTCGCGGTCTCGCTGGTGCTCCTCATGTCGGGGGGGCTCTTCCTGCGTGCGCTCTACCGCGGGTTGCAGGTCCCGACGGGTTTTACCACGACCGGCGTGTCCACCGCAGCGCTCGACGTCAGCAGCGCCGGTTACTCGGACGATCGCGCGCGAGAGTTCTACGACCAGCTCAAGACCCGATTGCTCGCGACTGGCAATGTCGCGGCCGTGTCGTTCATCCAGCCGCTTCCGCTCAGCAACTCGGTCTATTCGGAGGACTTTGCTGTCGAGGGGTATCAGGCGAGGACCGGCGAGCATCCCGACGGTAAGGTCGATCTGGACCTGGCGACGATCGGCGCCGACTATTTCAAGGTCACGGGCATTCCGATCGTGGAAGGCCGAGAGTTCGGGGTCGATGACAAGGCGACGTCGCCAAAGGTTGCCGTTATCAATCAGACCTTCGCGCAAACCTATTGGCCCGGGGTCGATCCGATCGGCCGAACGGTGACCGGCGACGAGGGGATGATGACGGTGGTCGGAGTCGCGCGTGACGCCAAGTATGCCTCCCTGAACGAAGCACCCCTTCCGTTCATCTACCTGCCGCTGACGCAGCACTGGGGAAGCGCGACTCATCTCCTCGTCAGGACATCCGGTCAGGTCGCTGCCCTCGGCACGGCAATTCGAGACGCGGTGCACGGGATCGATCCGATCTTTCCGCAACCGGTCTCGACCACACTCGACGCAGCAACGAGCGTCGCGCTCCTTCCCCAACGAATCGCGGCGATCGTCACCGGTGCGATGGGTGCGCTCGGATTCCTCCTGGCGCTCATCGGACTGTACGGCACGCTCGCGTATCGCGTGAGTCAACGCGCCCGGGAGATCGGCCTTCGCATGGCGCTCGGCGCCGACCGTGTCGCGGTGATGCGGATGGTGCTCCGCGAAGGAATGCGGCTCGTCGCGATCGGTGGCGCCATCGGCATGGCGCTCGCTGTCGCCACGACGCGGGTCATGAGTCGCTTCCTGTTCGGAGTGAGTCCGCTCGATCCGCTCGTCTTCGCGGCGATTCCGGCGGCTCTCGTTTGTGCCGCGTTCCTCGCAATCATCGTCCCGGCCAGGAAGGCCGCAGCGACCAATCCACTCGACACGCTCCGGAATAACTGA